A window of Prolixibacter sp. SD074 contains these coding sequences:
- a CDS encoding DNA adenine methylase, with the protein MVYTTHQKKPVTARPFLKWAGGKRQLLPVITDALPRNLDQDSFVYVEPFVGSGAVLFRMLHHFPNIEKAVINDVNEDLIDAYRTVQEEPDALIEALQQLEKEYYGNPEDEFRQMHYQMVRELFNGRSASRAKHTAYLIFLNRTCYNGLYRVNKDNQFNVPFGKHKNPKICNEANIRLVHEALQKVEIRLGDFDALRDLVTPKAFFYFDPPYKPISSTASFNAYSQNGFGDGDQERLKALCDKLHKNGSRWMLSNSDPKNENPENHFFDELYGGYHIERVKARRAINSRGSHRGEISELLIRNYD; encoded by the coding sequence ATGGTTTATACAACACATCAGAAAAAACCGGTTACTGCCCGACCCTTTCTTAAGTGGGCTGGTGGAAAGAGGCAGCTTTTACCGGTCATTACAGATGCCTTGCCGAGGAACCTGGACCAGGATTCATTCGTCTACGTCGAGCCTTTTGTGGGAAGTGGTGCTGTACTCTTTCGCATGCTCCATCATTTTCCGAATATCGAAAAGGCTGTTATCAACGATGTCAATGAAGATTTAATTGATGCTTACCGAACGGTTCAGGAGGAACCGGATGCATTGATTGAGGCTCTTCAGCAACTGGAAAAAGAGTATTACGGTAATCCGGAAGACGAATTCCGACAGATGCATTATCAGATGGTTCGCGAACTGTTTAATGGGCGAAGTGCTTCGCGGGCGAAGCATACGGCCTATTTGATTTTTCTGAACCGGACCTGTTACAACGGACTGTACAGGGTAAATAAAGATAACCAGTTTAACGTCCCTTTCGGGAAGCACAAGAATCCGAAGATCTGCAACGAGGCGAATATCCGTTTGGTACACGAAGCGTTGCAGAAAGTGGAGATTCGGTTGGGAGACTTTGATGCACTGAGAGATCTGGTTACTCCCAAAGCTTTTTTCTATTTCGATCCACCTTACAAGCCCATTAGCTCAACGGCTTCGTTCAATGCTTACTCGCAAAATGGTTTTGGCGATGGCGACCAGGAACGACTGAAGGCTTTATGCGATAAATTACACAAAAATGGATCCCGGTGGATGCTTAGTAATTCCGATCCAAAAAACGAAAATCCGGAAAATCATTTCTTCGACGAATTGTATGGCGGCTACCACATCGAACGTGTGAAGGCACGACGGGCCATTAATTCCCGCGGAAGTCACCGGGGTGAAATCAGTGAGTTGCTGATTCGGAATTACGACTAA